The Roseibium sp. Sym1 nucleotide sequence CTGCTCCTGAACGCGTTTCAGGATCTGTCCGTCTACATGCCGATCGACATTTCGGCCAATCACCTCAAGGCCTCGGCCGAACGGGTGCGCCGGGCGTATCCGTCGCTCGCTGTCATCCCGGTCGCGGCCGACTTCACCCAACCCTTCGGCAAGTTGCCTCTCCTGCCCGAATTACCGGTCCTGGTGTTCTTTCCCGGCTCCACGATCGGCAACTTCGAAAAGGACGCGGCCATCGGGCTGCTCAGGCAGATCCGGGACGCAATGCCGGAAGCAACCATGATTGTCGGTGTCGACCGGCCAAAGGCGGAATCGGTTCTGCTGGAGGCCTACGACGATCCGGCCGGGATCACGGCCGCGTTCAACATGAATCTGCTGCAACGGATCAACCGGGAACTTGAGGCGGATTTCGATCTGGCATCCTTTGCCCACCAGGCCATCTGGAATGCCGGGGAAAGCCGCATCGAGATGCACCTGAAAAGCCTGAAGGCACAAACCGTTACAGTGGCGGGTGAACATATTGCCTTTGCGGATAGCGAGACAATCCACACGGAGAACTCGCACAAATACAGCGAAAAGGCGCTTTCGGAAATCGCCGGCGAGAGCGGCTGGCGCGTTCTGGACGTGGACACCGATCCGGACGGCCTCTTTTCCGTCAACACGCTGCAGGCAAACTGACCCTTCAGTTCACGGGCGCCGGCCGGGAAGCCGGCGCTCGTGAGTCATTTCCTTTCTTCAAGGCGGCGTCCGGCCACCGGCGAGCCGGGGCCCATCAGCCTGCCACCGGGACCGGGAGCTGCGGCACTCTGGTCCCGGCCCGCACTTCGTTTGCCAGGAAAGACTGCGAAGGGGGAGTGCCGGCTTGTCAGCCTGGACAGCCACCCGTCACATCACCCCTATTCGATCCCGGCTATGAAGCCGGCCAGAACACGATTGAACCGGTCCGGATATTCCCAGAACATCATGTGACCGCCAAACACGTGCACTTCGCTGTTGGGCGTGTGTTTGGCCAGGTAGGCCTTAGCGGTGCCGGACCAGTGCTCGGCAACCACGAACGCGGAGGGAATCCGGGCGTCAACTTCCTTGGCGGTGACGAGATAGTTGCTGAAGTTGCCCGAAGCCAGATAGGCAGCGGCCACCCAGGGCGGCGAATGGGTCGACTGGTCTTCGATCCAGCGGGCCAGAGCGGGCGTGTAGTCCTGCTCGATCATGACCTCGTCCGCGTACCAGTGGATGGCGTCCCTGTGCCCCCTCGCCGTCTGCACCGCATCGAAAAGACCGGAAATGTCGGCAATACTGCCTTCGGTCCAGTCGCCTTCCTGGCCGGTCATGGGAGTCGGCGACAGGTCGATGCACATATGTCCGGCTGCGGCTTCCGTCGACCGTATCTTCACGAATTCCCAGGTGGCGAGGCATCCGAAGGACCAGCCGACCAGGACGGGTTTCTCGACCTTCAGATGGTCCAGCAGTCTGGCAAGGTCCGCCCCTTGCGTGACGTAGTTGTTGCCTTCCAGCGTGACGGTCGATCGTCCGTGGCTGCGCGGGTCGAAGGTGATGACCCGGTGGGTTCCGGAAAAGGCCGCGACCTGGTGTTCGAACACTTCGGTCGTGAAAGTCCATCCGGGCACCAGGACAATCGGCAGACCCTCCCCGTGATCCTCGTAGTAGAGATCGACCCCGGGTTCGACTTCGAAATAGTCTCCCGCCACAACCGGATTGCCGGCCAGCACGGTCAGGAGACCGGCCGCCAGGCATTTGGCACTGCATGCAGACATGTTTTCCTCCATCTCCATCCCCTCTGAGGGAACGGCGTAACGCCCCCTGTGCAGCCTAGCATTACCTAAACCTTAAGATGTATTGTAAAAACTATAACAATTTTTAATTGTATCTGAACACCCTGTCCGCCCTACGCTGCGGCTTGCGGGAATCACCCCAGCTCCTCATGGCGATCTTCCCATGCTCATCGGATCGCTAAGGTGCTTGTCCGATGGGTGCGATTTCGTCTGCGAAACATTTGTTTCAGAAATTGACAAGGTAAAAAACAAATGAAACAGTAACCGGATGGAAACCATGTCGCCGCCTCAGCTCCGGACCGCGATCTCGGCCAACTATGCCGAGCTCAGCGAAACGTTGCGCATAGCTGCCGACTATATTGCTGAAAATCAAGTGGAAATCGCGACGCGCAGCCTGCGCGCGGTGGCGTCCGCCAGCGGCGTATCGCCGGCGAGCTACACCCGGCTGGCCCGGGCGCTCGGGTATCCCGACTACGAGGCCCTGCGCGAACAGGCACGCGCGGAAGTAAGCCGGCGCGGCAACGAGTCATTCCAGGACAAGGCCAGGCGCCTGCAGTCGGATGCGGACCAGCCGCTGCTGCCCAGACAGGTCGCGGCCTGCATCGACAACATCAGGGCCCTGGTCGACGACATCGACCCGAGACAGCTCGAGGCCGCGGTCGAATGCCTGGAAAAATCCCGCAAGATCATCCTGATCGGCGCCCTCGCCTCCGCCGGTTTCACCGACTATTTCGCCTATCTGGCAAAATGGTTCGACGACCGCTGGGTCGTGGCGGGCCGCAACGGCGCGACGCTCGGCAGCACGCTTGCCGGCGTCTCCTCCGCCGACAGCGTCATCATCATTTCCAAGCATCCCTACGCGCACCGGTCCGTCCGGGCCGCGGAAGTGGCGGCGACAAGCGGTGCAAAAGTCATCGTCCTGACCGACAGCCACGCGTTCCCGGGACTGCAATTCGCCGACTTTCAATTCATACAACGCACTGAAAGTCCTCACTTTTTTTCGTCTTACGCAGCCACGCTCGTTCTCATCGAAACCATTACGGGCATGCTGGTTGCGCGAGCCGGATCCGAGGCCGAAGCCCGGATCCAGGAGGTCGACAGGCATAATCGCTTGCTCGACGAGTTTGAAAATGTCTAGGGTGGCAACGACCGTCCTGGGCCTACTGAATTTTAACAAGAGGGAAGCCTAGTCAAATGATGATGAAACTGAACCTTGCCGGCGCCGTACTGGCGACCAGCATCGCATTCACCGGCGCAGCCTCCGCGGAGGAGTTCATCACCATCGGTACCGGTGGTGTGACGGGCGTCTACTATCCGACCGGTGGCGCGATCTGCCGCCTGGTCAACAAGGGCCGCAAGGATCACGGCATCCGCTGCTCGGTCGAATCCACCGGCGGGTCCGTCTACAACATCAACACCGTTCGCGCCGGCGAGCTGGAGTTCGGTGTTGCCCAGTCGGACTGGCAGTATCACGCCTACAACGGCACCTCGAAATTCGAGGACAAGGGTCCGTTCGAAGGCCTGCGCGCCGTCTTCTCCGTGCATCCGGAACCGTTCACCGTCGTTGCCCGCGCCGACAGCGGCATCAAGAACTTCGAGGACCTGAAGGGCAAGCGCGTCAACATCGGCAATCCGGGCTCCGGTCAGCGCGGCACCATGGAAGTGCTTATGGAAGCCATGGGCTGGACCAAGGACGACTTTGCCCTTGCCACCGAGCTGAAGGCAGCCGAACAGTCCGCCGCCCTGTGCGACAACCAGATCGACGCCATGGTCTACACGGTCGGCCATCCGTCCGGTTCCATCCAGGAAGCCACCACCGCATGTGATTCCAACCTGGTGAATGTCGGTGGCGGCGCCGTCGACAAGCTGGTCGGCGACAACAGCTACTACCGGACAGCGACGATCCCGGGCGGCATGTATCGCGGCAATGACGACGACACGAAAACCTTCGGTGTCGGCGCCACCTTCATCACCTCCGCCGACGTGCCGGAAGAGACCGTCTACGTGCTGGTCAAGTCGGTGTTCGAAAACTTCGACGCCTTCAAGAAGCTGCACCCTGCCTTCGCCAACCTGAAGCCGGAAGAAATGGTCAAGGACGGCCTCAGCGCCCCGCTCCATCCGGGAGCGGCGAAATACTACAAGGAACAGGGCTGGATCGAGTAAGCCCCGCAACGCTCACGGGCCCGGATTATTCCGGGCCCGTTCTGCTGAGACGGTATGGCACCTTCCACCGGACCGTCCGCGTTTCAACTGACTGACATCTGTCCTGGCGGCACCATGACCGACCGGACACGGAATTGCACAGCGCCGGCGCTGTATCTTCAGCCGGAAACCCGGGGGATTTTCATGTCTGACCAGAATCAGAATAGCGGGCAAGGTCTGTCCGAAGCGGAACTTCAGGAACTCGTTGCCGCCTCCGATTCCGGAGCCAGAAACCCTGCGGGTGCCGTCGGTCTTCTCATCGCGACGGTCGCGCTGGTCTGGTCCTGTTTTCAGGTTCTGCTCGCTTCCCCGATCGCCAACTATGTCCTGCCCTCGGATCTGATCAACAACAGCCGCCAGTTTCACCTCGCCTTCGCAATGTTCCTGGCGTTCATGGCCTATCCCGCCTTGAAAAGCAGCCCGCGCCACTACATTCCGGTCCAGGACTGGGTGCTTGCGCTGTTCGGCGCGTTCATCGCGCTTTACGGCTATTTTTTCTACCACAAGATCGTCAACAATGGCGGCCTGGCCGACGACACCGACAAGTGGTTCGCACTGGCGGGTATCGTCGTGCTGTTCGAGGCCGCGCGCCGCGCCCTCGGCCCCGCCATGGCCATCGTCGCCACGGTGTTCCTGCTTTATGTCTTCTTCGGCTCGTCCGAATGGGTGCCTGAAGTGATCCGCTGGAAGGGCGCTTCGCTGCAAAAGGCGATGAGCCACATGTGGATCACGTCGGAAGGCGTCTTCGGCATCGCCCTCGGCGTTTCGACGAAGTTCGTGTTCCTGTTCGTGCTGTTCGGCGCACTTCTGGACAAGGCAGGCGCCGGCAATTACTTCATCAAGATGGCGTTCGGCGCCCTCGGCCACCTCAAGGGCGGCCCGGCCAAAGCCGCAGTGGTCGGCTCCGCCGCCACCGGCCTGATCTCAGGCTCCTCGATCGCCAACGTGGTCACCACCGGCACCTTCACCATTCCGCTGATGAAACGGGTCGGCTTCACCTCCGAGCAAGCCGGTTCCGTGGAAGTCGCGTCCTCGGTAAACGGCCAGATCATGCCGCCGGTCATGGGTGCAGCGGCCTTCCTGATGGTGGAATATGTCGGCATCTCCTACGTCGACGTCATCACCCACGCCTTCCTGCCCGCCGTGATCTCCTATATCGCGCTCGTTTACATCGTGCACCTGGAAGCGGTGAAGCGGAACATGCCGACCATCGGCCACAAGACCGTGTCGACCCTGCGGACCGTCCTTGGCATGTTCTTCTTCTTCGCCGGCTTCGCGGCGCTGTGTTACGGCATCCAGTATCCGATCGGCTGGATCGTCGCGCTGGTCCCCGAGGGATCCGGCTGGATCCTCGCCGCACTGGTGGTCCTGGCGTATCTTGCTCTCCTGAAGCTGGCCTCCACGGCGGAAGACCTTCATCCGGACGATCCCAACGCAAAGGAAATCACGCTTCCGGAGATTTCCGAGATCTACAAGACCGGCCTCTACTACCTGCTGCCGATCGTGGTGCTGGTCTATTTCCTGATGATCGAACAAAAGTCACCGGGCCTTTCGGCATTCTGGGCAACCGCGCTGCTGTTCGTCATCCTGTTGACCCAGCGTCCGATCAAGACCCTGTTCCGGGGTGAAAACGAACATGTCGAAGCCTTCAAGGCCGGTATCACCGACCTCGTTCACGGCATGATCGACGGTGCCCGCAACATGATCGGCATCGGCCTTGCGACTGCCACCGCCGGCGTGATCGTCGGCACTGTGACGCTGACAGGCATCGGCCAGGTGATGGCCGACCTCGTCGAGTTCGTGTCCGGCGGCAACCTGGTGCTTATGCTCATCTTTGTAGGCATCTTGTCCCTGGTGCTTGGCATGGGCCTGCCGACGACGGCCAACTACATCGTGGTGTCGTCACTGATGGCCGGGGTCGTGGTCGAACTGGGTGCTCAGTCGGGCCTGATCGTTCCCCTGATCGCCGTGCACCTGTTCGTGTTCTATTTCGGCATCATGGCGGATGTGACGCCACCCGTGGGGCTTGCGTCCTTCGCCGCCGCAGCGGTGTCGGGCGGCGATGCGATCAAGACCGGCTTTACCGCCTTCTTCTATTCGCTGCGCACCGTCGCCCTGCCTTTCGTGTTCATCTTCAACACCGATCTGCTTCTGATCGATGTCACGGTCACGCAAGGCATCCTGGTGTTCGTCATGGCGACCATAGCCATACTGGTGTTCACCGCCGGAACCATGGGCTATTTCATCACCAAGAGCCGGATCTACGAGAGCGTCGCCCTGGTTCTGATTGCCTTCGTGCTGTTCAGGCCCGATTTCTTCATGAACCGGATCCAGCCTCCCTTCGAGACGGTCGCGCCGGCCCAGTTTGTCGAGGCCGTCGGCAATGCGCCTGCAGGCAGCGAGATCCGGATGGTTCTGAGCGGTCCCGATTTCGATACCGGTGACACCACCGAGACCCGTATCCTGATCAATCCCGGATCCGAGGACGGCGGCGAGGCCCGGCTGACGGCCCTCGGCCTGACAACCATCGACGAGGACGGCGTCCTCAAGCTGGACGAGCCGTTCCCGGGCACACCCTATTTCGATCAGCTGGGCATGTTCGATTTCTATGGCGACGAGCCCGTCGTCGTGAAGGAAGCCAGGGTCGAGGCCGACCAGCTACCGAAGGAACTTATCTACATTCCCGGTCTCATTCTCCTCGTCCTGGTCTATCTGCTGCAGCGCAGCCGTGCCGGCCGGGCACCCCGTGAAGAAGGAGCAACGGCATGACCAAGTCCGTTTTGTGCGCCGTCGATATTCAGCAGGACCACGACACCAAGGTGCTCGAGGTGGCCGACAAGCTGGCCCGTCTGGACGATGCCCAGCTCGACGTCATCTCCGTGGTTCCCAATGCCGGCATGAACCTGGTCGCCTCCTATTTCGAAGAGAACTTCCAGGGGCAGATGGTCGAACAGACCCGCGAAAAGCTCGTTGCAAAGGTCGGCGCCGTGCTTGGCGACGAGCGCAACAAGGACATCCGCCACCTGGTGACCACCGGCTCGATCTACGAGGAGATCCTGGAAGTCGCCAAGAAGACCGGAGCCGACCTGATCGTCATCGGTGCGCACCAGCCGCATTTGAGCGAATACCTGCTCGGCCCGAACGCGGCCCGGGTCGTGCGCCATTCCAAGGCCTCGGTCTATGTGGTGCGGGACAACTGAACCGGCACACAGTCTGCTGAACCGGCACTCCCTTTGGTGATTGCGTCGAGGCTGCAGATCACGCGCGCCATCAAACTCCGTGTCACCCCGGGTGACCTGTTCAGACCGGGGGTGACACCGGGGTTTCGTGGCATTCGTCACCAATCCGGCGAGACCGTCTAACCACTTCCCAGCAAAGCTGTTTTCAGCCGCTCGGTTTCACCGCTGAGCGGCCGGCTCTCCGGCCAGGCAATGTAGTAGCCCCTGCCGGTGGCCAGTTCCCCCCGGTTGAGCGGCACCAGATCCCCTGCAGCAATCTCCTCCCTCAGCAACGGCAAGGCACCGAGCGCGAGCCCCTGCCCTTTCAGCGCACGGCCGATTGTCTGGTTGTAGCTGGCGCAGGACTGGCCCGGCCAGTCACGGAATTCCGAGCGTCCGCTGCGCTGGATCCAGCCCGGCCAGTCGATCCAGTTGGGTGCCACACGCGGATAGTGCAGCAGCGGTGGGCGATCCGCCCCCTCCTCCGATTGCACCGCCGCGATGACGGCAGGCGCACCAACGGGCACAACGATCTCCTGAAACAGGAGCTGCGACACCCAGCCCGGAAAGCGGCCGTCGCCATGCAGGACCACCAGATCGTGATCCGCGCGCAGCAGATCGCCGAGATCGTCGACGGTCGACAGGTTGAACAGACAGGCCTCGTCCGAAAGGGCGAATTCCTTCAGCTTCGGCTGGAGCCAGAAGGCCGCAAGGGCGGTGACGGAAGCGATCCGGACCACTGGCTGGCCGGGCACCTTGACCGCCCGCAGGGCCTGGTCGAGGTAATCGAGCGTCATGCCGGCCTTGTCGGCCAGGTACGTGCCCGCCTCCGTCGGCACCAGCCGCCGCCCCGTGCGCTCGAACAGGTCGACGCCGAGCCACTCCTCGAGCTGGCGGATGCGCTTGCTGACCGCAGCCTGGGTGACATACAGCTCTTCGGCCGCCTCGGTGAAGCTCTGGTGCCGCATGGCGGCCTCGAAGAACACCAGCGTATCAAGGGGCGGCAGGGATTTTCGAAAGCCATACATTCCTTCAGGTTATCCATAAGAGCGATTTTTTCCAGTCTTTTCGCAAAACATGCCCATGGCATTATTCCTTCAAGGAAACCTGGAGCACATTCGAAATGGCTGAACTGGACTGGCATGCGGAACGCAGCGATCTTGACGGACTGACCCAACTGGATCGCGCGCCCGCCAACGAGGACATAGACCTCGTCGCCGTGCGCACCTACCGGCAGCAGCGTGTGCGCGACAAGATGGCCGAATACGGCGTTGACGCGGTGATCCTGTCCGATCCGGTCAACATCCGCTATGCCACCGGCACCCGCAACATGCAGGTCTTTTCCATGCGCAACGCCGCATCGCGCTACCTGCTCCTGACACAGAACCGTTCGATCCTGTTTGAATTCACCGGCTGCCTGCATCTCGGGCAAGGCTTCGAGACCGTCGACGAGGTCCGCCCGTCCAAGACCGCCAGTTTCGTTGCCGCCGGCCCGCATATTGCCGAGCGCGAACGCAGCTGGGCGGATGAGATGGCGGACACGATCTTCGAACTGACCGGGTTGAAGGACGCCGTCGTTGGGCTCGAACGGCTCAACGCGGGAACCGCGATCGCGCTCAAGGAAACAGGCCTGAAAGTGGTCGATGCCCAGCAGCCGGTGGAGATGGCGCGTGCCATCAAGTCGGCGGAAGAAATGAAATGTGTGATCGCGTCCCTGCGCGCCACTGAAATCGGCGTCGGCAAGCTGCGCGAGGCGATCCGCCCGGGACTGACCGAAGCCGAACTGTGGTCGGTGCTGCACCAGTCGATCATCGAGCAGAACGGTGACTATGTCGAAACGCGGCTGCTCAATGCCGGCGAGCGAACCAATCCGTGGTTCCAGGAAACTTCGGACAATGTCATCGGCGCCAACGAGTTGATCGCGCTCGATACGGACGTGGTCGGCTGCCACGGCTATTACGCCGACTTTTCCCGCACCTTCCATTCAGGGCCGGACCGGCCGACGGAGATCCAGCGCGAGCTCTACAAGGTCGCCTATGAACAGGTGCATTGCAACATGGGCATCCTGTATCCGGGCATGAGTTTCCGCGACTATGCCGACCGGGCCTGGAACATCCCGGAGAAATATTACGCCAACCGCTATTATCTTTCCGCCCATGGCTGCGGCATGACCGGGGAATACCCCTATCTCTATCACCACGGCGATTTCCCGGATGCAGGCTATGACGGCATCGTCGAGCCGGGCATGACGCTCTGTGTCGAGAGTTTCATCGGCGCGGAAGGCGGCAAGGAAGGCGTCAAGCTGGAGCAGCAGGTCCTGGTGACGGAGACCGGCATCGAGATCCTGTCCGAGTTTCCGTTCGAGGCGCATCTGATGGCCTAGGAAACAAGAGGATCAGGCCCTCAGGGTCAG carries:
- the egtD gene encoding L-histidine N(alpha)-methyltransferase, giving the protein MTKHVSPDEHRKTFRAEILAGLTAPRKTCNSKWLYDDVGSHLFEAITELDAYYPTRTELAILKRNAAKYRRLPGARGTMVELGSGSSRKTDLLLNAFQDLSVYMPIDISANHLKASAERVRRAYPSLAVIPVAADFTQPFGKLPLLPELPVLVFFPGSTIGNFEKDAAIGLLRQIRDAMPEATMIVGVDRPKAESVLLEAYDDPAGITAAFNMNLLQRINRELEADFDLASFAHQAIWNAGESRIEMHLKSLKAQTVTVAGEHIAFADSETIHTENSHKYSEKALSEIAGESGWRVLDVDTDPDGLFSVNTLQAN
- a CDS encoding alpha/beta fold hydrolase — translated: MSACSAKCLAAGLLTVLAGNPVVAGDYFEVEPGVDLYYEDHGEGLPIVLVPGWTFTTEVFEHQVAAFSGTHRVITFDPRSHGRSTVTLEGNNYVTQGADLARLLDHLKVEKPVLVGWSFGCLATWEFVKIRSTEAAAGHMCIDLSPTPMTGQEGDWTEGSIADISGLFDAVQTARGHRDAIHWYADEVMIEQDYTPALARWIEDQSTHSPPWVAAAYLASGNFSNYLVTAKEVDARIPSAFVVAEHWSGTAKAYLAKHTPNSEVHVFGGHMMFWEYPDRFNRVLAGFIAGIE
- a CDS encoding MurR/RpiR family transcriptional regulator, whose protein sequence is MSPPQLRTAISANYAELSETLRIAADYIAENQVEIATRSLRAVASASGVSPASYTRLARALGYPDYEALREQARAEVSRRGNESFQDKARRLQSDADQPLLPRQVAACIDNIRALVDDIDPRQLEAAVECLEKSRKIILIGALASAGFTDYFAYLAKWFDDRWVVAGRNGATLGSTLAGVSSADSVIIISKHPYAHRSVRAAEVAATSGAKVIVLTDSHAFPGLQFADFQFIQRTESPHFFSSYAATLVLIETITGMLVARAGSEAEARIQEVDRHNRLLDEFENV
- a CDS encoding TAXI family TRAP transporter solute-binding subunit is translated as MMMKLNLAGAVLATSIAFTGAASAEEFITIGTGGVTGVYYPTGGAICRLVNKGRKDHGIRCSVESTGGSVYNINTVRAGELEFGVAQSDWQYHAYNGTSKFEDKGPFEGLRAVFSVHPEPFTVVARADSGIKNFEDLKGKRVNIGNPGSGQRGTMEVLMEAMGWTKDDFALATELKAAEQSAALCDNQIDAMVYTVGHPSGSIQEATTACDSNLVNVGGGAVDKLVGDNSYYRTATIPGGMYRGNDDDTKTFGVGATFITSADVPEETVYVLVKSVFENFDAFKKLHPAFANLKPEEMVKDGLSAPLHPGAAKYYKEQGWIE
- a CDS encoding TRAP transporter permease, which gives rise to MSDQNQNSGQGLSEAELQELVAASDSGARNPAGAVGLLIATVALVWSCFQVLLASPIANYVLPSDLINNSRQFHLAFAMFLAFMAYPALKSSPRHYIPVQDWVLALFGAFIALYGYFFYHKIVNNGGLADDTDKWFALAGIVVLFEAARRALGPAMAIVATVFLLYVFFGSSEWVPEVIRWKGASLQKAMSHMWITSEGVFGIALGVSTKFVFLFVLFGALLDKAGAGNYFIKMAFGALGHLKGGPAKAAVVGSAATGLISGSSIANVVTTGTFTIPLMKRVGFTSEQAGSVEVASSVNGQIMPPVMGAAAFLMVEYVGISYVDVITHAFLPAVISYIALVYIVHLEAVKRNMPTIGHKTVSTLRTVLGMFFFFAGFAALCYGIQYPIGWIVALVPEGSGWILAALVVLAYLALLKLASTAEDLHPDDPNAKEITLPEISEIYKTGLYYLLPIVVLVYFLMIEQKSPGLSAFWATALLFVILLTQRPIKTLFRGENEHVEAFKAGITDLVHGMIDGARNMIGIGLATATAGVIVGTVTLTGIGQVMADLVEFVSGGNLVLMLIFVGILSLVLGMGLPTTANYIVVSSLMAGVVVELGAQSGLIVPLIAVHLFVFYFGIMADVTPPVGLASFAAAAVSGGDAIKTGFTAFFYSLRTVALPFVFIFNTDLLLIDVTVTQGILVFVMATIAILVFTAGTMGYFITKSRIYESVALVLIAFVLFRPDFFMNRIQPPFETVAPAQFVEAVGNAPAGSEIRMVLSGPDFDTGDTTETRILINPGSEDGGEARLTALGLTTIDEDGVLKLDEPFPGTPYFDQLGMFDFYGDEPVVVKEARVEADQLPKELIYIPGLILLVLVYLLQRSRAGRAPREEGATA
- a CDS encoding universal stress protein — its product is MTKSVLCAVDIQQDHDTKVLEVADKLARLDDAQLDVISVVPNAGMNLVASYFEENFQGQMVEQTREKLVAKVGAVLGDERNKDIRHLVTTGSIYEEILEVAKKTGADLIVIGAHQPHLSEYLLGPNAARVVRHSKASVYVVRDN
- a CDS encoding LysR family transcriptional regulator gives rise to the protein MYGFRKSLPPLDTLVFFEAAMRHQSFTEAAEELYVTQAAVSKRIRQLEEWLGVDLFERTGRRLVPTEAGTYLADKAGMTLDYLDQALRAVKVPGQPVVRIASVTALAAFWLQPKLKEFALSDEACLFNLSTVDDLGDLLRADHDLVVLHGDGRFPGWVSQLLFQEIVVPVGAPAVIAAVQSEEGADRPPLLHYPRVAPNWIDWPGWIQRSGRSEFRDWPGQSCASYNQTIGRALKGQGLALGALPLLREEIAAGDLVPLNRGELATGRGYYIAWPESRPLSGETERLKTALLGSG
- a CDS encoding M24 family metallopeptidase; protein product: MAELDWHAERSDLDGLTQLDRAPANEDIDLVAVRTYRQQRVRDKMAEYGVDAVILSDPVNIRYATGTRNMQVFSMRNAASRYLLLTQNRSILFEFTGCLHLGQGFETVDEVRPSKTASFVAAGPHIAERERSWADEMADTIFELTGLKDAVVGLERLNAGTAIALKETGLKVVDAQQPVEMARAIKSAEEMKCVIASLRATEIGVGKLREAIRPGLTEAELWSVLHQSIIEQNGDYVETRLLNAGERTNPWFQETSDNVIGANELIALDTDVVGCHGYYADFSRTFHSGPDRPTEIQRELYKVAYEQVHCNMGILYPGMSFRDYADRAWNIPEKYYANRYYLSAHGCGMTGEYPYLYHHGDFPDAGYDGIVEPGMTLCVESFIGAEGGKEGVKLEQQVLVTETGIEILSEFPFEAHLMA